The following coding sequences are from one Oncorhynchus kisutch isolate 150728-3 linkage group LG23, Okis_V2, whole genome shotgun sequence window:
- the ptges gene encoding prostaglandin E synthase encodes MCVSESVESWCSIPLHTFQLGSMSTNNSPTADVDNTAVLHLGIGRPYQTIMLENEAFSCFVFYSVLLVIKMYIIAIITGQVRLRKKAFANPEDAQRHGGVQYYREDPDVERCRRAHRNDMENIFPFLFLGAVYSLIGPSLAVARAHFLVFFLFRMLHTVAYLCVLRAPTRSLAYVVAQVPCVSMAVQVLAAVASSW; translated from the exons ATGTGCGTCAGTGAAAGTGTTGAGTCCTGGTGCTCCATCCCGCTCCATACTTTCCAGTTAGGCTCCATGAGCACGAACAACTCTCCAACCGCAGACGTCGATAACACAGCCGTACTTCACCTGGGAATTGGAAGACCATACCAAACAATCATGTTGGAGAACGAGGCTTTTTCCTGTTTTGTTTTCTATAGTGTTCTCCTGGTCATCAAGATGTACATCATAGCAATCATCACTGGACAAGTCAGGCTTCGTAAAAAG GCTTTCGCTAACCCAGAGGATGCGCAGAGACACGGCGGCGTCCAGTACTACAGAGAGGATCCGGACGTAGAACGGTGCCGAAG AGCTCACCGTAACGACATGGAGAATATCTTCCCTTTCCTGTTCCTGGGGGCTGTGTACTCCCTGATTGGCCCGTCGCTTGCCGTGGCCCGCGCTCACTTCCTGGTCTTCTTCCTGTTCCGCATGCTCCATACAGTGGCCTACCTGTGTGTCCTGCGGGCACCCACACGCTCCCTGGCCTATGTCGTCGCCCAAGTGCCCTGCGTCTCCATGGCCGTGCAGGTCCTCGCGGCGGTGGCCTCCTCGTGGTAG